In Vitis vinifera cultivar Pinot Noir 40024 chromosome 4, ASM3070453v1, the genomic window TAGAAAGAGGAAGAACttctttcacatttattttttattttatgattttcaatttcacaGCTTTATTCATGAAATAGATGTTTTGGTTGGAGAAGCGGAGTGGAAAGAAATGTTTCATGTTGTCTGCAAGAGACCTCGCAATCATATGGGGCTCTACACCTCGATATTGGAGATGGTTTTCTGTACCAGAATCTCGATTTTCAGAGATTGCGTATCTTAATGATGTGTGCTGGCTTGAAGTCAAGGGTGTGATCAATGCTTGTATGTTATCTCCGAGAACAAACTATGCAGCCTATCTTGTGTTCAACTTGAAGACAAATTCTTATGGATTCGAAGATGTTGTGGTGAAGTCATCAATTAAAATCGGAGATGAAACTACAGCAAGAAGGAGTTATttgaagagaaggatgaggcATAGGAGGGAATTGCATTCTGCAGAGGAACGTATTCCATATCCAACACAGAGAAAGGATGGGTGGCTTGAGATTGAATTAGGAGAGTTCTTGAGTAGAGGAGGAGAAGATATAGAAGTGGAGATAACGCAATTGGACAGTCATTGGAAGAGAGGTCTCATGGTTGAAGGGATTGAATTTAGGCCTAAAGATAATCTATAGATGAATTTCCCTTTCATATTCTCAAAAGACATCATCTTTTTATGAGCAAGttatttctttttgtagttTATTTTGTGACTCACCAAATTAGACAACTATGGTAACTTGTAAATGGTTAAAACATGACAAAATTTTGAAGTCATAAAATatggaaataatttattttcctttgagaAAAGGAAACATTGAATGACCATATGGTACATTCGCATAACTACCCATCTATAGTCTGCAATTTCACATTTGctctagtttaattttttttattttattttatgctgtttctttaaaaaaaattatgttatcattttatttttaactatttttttatatttatcgcattaaacctattttaaaaattactatcacttcacttttaatatttttttcatatttatccttttaattttatttaatttcaaatgtttttattttaaaatattaaaaatataattttacttgctacaatataaaaaaattaatgaagttctaacatttcataaattaaaattaatttgataagacaaattattaataattttaattatttaaatatattaatgttaatagaaaaagttatcaccacatatttgtaataaattttagaaattaaatctcaaataaaatattttatataaatcaatttatttatttttttaaaatgtaataaaacatgttttaataaaaatattttaaaaattttaaaataaatgaatataaatatattaaaggaatttaaactatttttttattataaaattttgataaatattatctttaattgtACTTATgtcaattatatttataaaataactttaatatgtatattctttcatattttattattttttgaaagttcTGTAAGCATGAATTTTGAGTCATTTCTGTTCAATCGatcgatatttttatcaaaatatccaccaatatttttctaatatttatgatatatctgtaaaatctaAATACTGATATTTCAAACTTCAGATGAAATCATTTTTCTCAtgagtttttttctttccttagtgtGTATgatgaatcaaacataacctaattattataaaatcataaaagtatgaaaattgttATGAAGAGGATGAAATATCGTGGATCCGCATTTTTCACATACATTCCCACTTGATCGATgagacttgttttttatttagtgaaaatttgatttttaattaaaaactcacTCAATTGCTTCTTTAACCCATCAATTCTAGAAGCATTCTTGTCAACAGTCATCATATCATTAACATAgagtaataaaattaaaaagtcatCTATAGAGAATCTTTGCACGAATACACAATGATAAAAAGTTATCTTGTTGTAGCCTTGCGTCTCCATAATCgactcaaaaaattaattaactttgtgtgtgactctttatttggaaatgatatatttacaaaaaattgaatttgaatttaggGATCAAGTtaattattgggaaggtacgatgaCAAGTCATAGCACCTCTTGTATACATACAATATTTACTAAacaaattgagaaaattatggtaattaattaaataatcataaatatcaagattaaaaacacaaatcaATATacgcaaaaataaaaataatgatgaaatcaaaTTACACAAATGTACATTGTAAATAATAAGGGAATTGTGcaatttgatttatcaaactaatttttttaaaaaagatatttcaaaaaattacttttttatcaaattcctaaaaagtttattaaaaccaattttgaataaatgatttcaatttatttatttacaaaaaggttacaatttattttcaataaatgatttgattcaattttatttatattcaattttcaagaaaGGTATTTACACTCattgttattaaaataatttattaaaaatttcaaatcaactTTGTTTAcaataaaaagatttatttatttattttgttggaaaatgatgaattttgataactttatttacaaaagtatttcaattttattttatttataaataaataatgtctttacaaattttatttacaaaaatattttcaatccaactacaactttaattttcaaaaaagaatcCCTTCCTATTCTCATTAAAAGGTTATTTAAGACttcatttaccaaaaaaaaaaacttttagtCCTATTCTAATTAAGGAAATagagttttatttaaaaatatttttttttgacaaattttacggaggacaaatattattaaaaacattttttcaaattttgttaaaaaaattatttttattttattatttttttttactttcctaaaaacgtttcttgaattttttttttttaaaaaaactttcttttattaagaaaaaaattattccttttatttaaaagaaaatttataagcTATCAACGGTTCAATTTTGTATACACccaataaatatatagataagAACATttacataaattaatataaatgaatatGTACCCAAACAAGCCTACAGTAAGCTCAATGGGGATTTATAGCTTTCCTAAACCTcattttcttccatgaaattcaACCCTTCACACGTCACGAATCCATACCTAACCAACAAAATGTTAATGGAGTATTGAAATGGGCCCATGTAAAAACAAAAGTAGCCCAAAGTAAACAACCAAAAATAAGCACAGTCCAAAATAATTAAAGCCCAAATTTAATGAACCAAAAGTAATCCTCAAATTGGTCCCAGTAAATTTTGCTAATAAACGGTTCAATTTTGTATACAcccaataaatatatacataagaacatttacataaattaatataaatgaatatGTACCCAAACAAGCCTACAGTAAGCTCAATGGGGATTTATAGCTTTCCTAAACCTcattttcttccatgaaattcaACCCTTCACACGTCACGAATCCATACCCAACCAACAAAATGTTAATGGAGTATTGAAATGGGCCCATGTAAAAACAAAAGTAGCCCAAAGTAAACAACCAAAAATAAGCACAGTCCAAAATAATTAAAGCCCAAATTTAATGAACCAAAAGTAATCCTCAAATTGGTCCTAGTAAATTttgctaataaaaatatattcaaattagaaaatataacccaacaaaaatatctcacatgttATAAACCAtagtccaaaattttcaaattaataaccaaaatacAAGTACAATCCACCAAGTTCAAATataacaaatcaaaataaattcaattagacTTAAATTTGATATCGCATAATTAAAGTCAAATTTAATATGCAAATCTAAATCCCCAACTAAAACTAAGCCCAATTTATGCCAACCCAAttcacaatcaaaatcaaatctaatttaataaataaataactaaacaaATTAAGCAAGCCCAAAATACCAAAGCCACTACTATAGAaatcaattaataataataataataataataataatagtagtaaaataataaaataaaataaaaacaaaaattttacctCACGTTTTTAAGCCCTAGGTAGTGTGGGTTAGGATTTTGTGGGTTTTAGAAcacagagaaagaaagaaaaaatggagagaaaaaaaaggaaagggagATGGTGGGTTTGAAGTCTAAGGATAAAATTGggcttaaaattaatataaaatattttttggacaaATTTTGGTGTTTAGAAATATACAAACTAACCATTTAGTTCATCATTCATGATCAAGATCGTTAGCCCTGATTGAGATGAAAATGTATTGCAAATCAAGTGTATTTTATTTGTACATTAATTGTGTTTGCATTTCAATTGGTTTTAATATCATCATTCAAAAGTTACATATGCATGAATTATAAGCCATCATGAGATAgatttagaattttgtttcttaaacataatttttctaaGATTTATTTGcattgattttcaaattcatattttagttgttttaaaatattttactcttagGCCACAATTGGTATGTGGGAATGGAcacctcattcattttctcatcCATTACTATATTTGAATAACTCAAGTGATGATAggaatggattttttttaaatccaattatAAGTTTATCGAAAGTATTTTTATTCTCTGggtataagttatttttaaaaatacttttcaaaaaataaaaaaccaaaagcttgtttggataaattattatttaaaaaaaaatattttgattttgtaaaaaaaatataaattcaatttatatggtatcaattaaatttaattcaatttttttattaaaaataaaaataactttgtaattacaaataaatttaaaaataataatttttaataaaatatgaatagtaatattataataaaatcataaattgtatttttttttataaatattataaaattttggatactaaagcataattgatttatgttgttaaaaataaataatagtaatttaaaaataataattgctaatactattttattttaaatgaattttaaagcaaataaaatttaattttttaaggtataaatgaCCTAGGTCTCTtattatatgcatatatttagTACTCAATTAGTACTCAATTAgtgttctaatattttttatttaatatgtaaataattaattagttttttgaattttaaataatttttaaagtttagaagatttattaaagaatttaaaatattaattatgtctcatttaatttttcaagtgagaaaattatgaaatatagTTGTCTGCATAGGAGAAATAGTAAATCATGACTCATAATGTATTAATTttgatctattattttttttagttactatatatatttatattgagtttcaaattattttaaaaaaatattaaactcattaataaattcaatacaaaacctcacttgatttgaaatttgtttaagaaaaaatgagaaagtATGTTAGGTAAATTCGCAAGGTAATAGttattttaaaccaatttttgtttataaaaggACAAAATTATTGTTTGAATAACTTGTTAACAAATCCAACACAATTTAATTTgcctaatttaatatttatttacctAGTGAAACAAGGCGAACCAATTGAGCAcattaattaatcacataataacaTGCTCTaaaggtcacaaatgaagtaagaaATGTCTACAATTGAAGTTTCGAGGCTTCAGACAAGTAGTATctaagtttaactaaggtagtacttaatcttcattaaggtagtacctaaggtacattaaagTGGTACCTAAGGAAtattaaagtagtacctaaggtacagtccccaaAGTAAGAAAGGTGAACCATTTCACCACattaaataatcacataatggcatgctttaagggtcacaaatgaagtaagtaatgtcCACAATTGAAGTTCCAAGGCTTCGaataggtagtaccc contains:
- the LOC100242049 gene encoding putative F-box protein PP2-B12, which codes for MDGNSNNRVEEGNFSQSDTGADFSTLPEACIVYILALTSPPDVCRMRAVAQWLLPAVESDALWLRFLPDDYQQILARSAEPPSLSDSSSKKELFFRLCDSPLLIDEGKKMFWLEKRSGKKCFMLSARDLAIIWGSTPRYWRWFSVPESRFSEIAYLNDVCWLEVKGVINACMLSPRTNYAAYLVFNLKTNSYGFEDVVVKSSIKIGDETTARRSYLKRRMRHRRELHSAEERIPYPTQRKDGWLEIELGEFLSRGGEDIEVEITQLDSHWKRGLMVEGIEFRPKDNL